In Streptomyces longhuiensis, the following proteins share a genomic window:
- a CDS encoding MFS transporter yields the protein MVIGSVLNPINSTIVAVALVPIGVAFGAPPSQTAWLVSALYLATALGQPVVGRLIDLFGPRRLFLVSTSLVGIAGIAGALAPNLGSLIAARVLLGFGTCAGYPASMSLLRSEAERTGRDSPGAILTTLAVSGQTIAVIGPSLGGLLIDVGGWRATSALNIPLAAAALILGARRLPVQARPRRSGGRSIASELDLPGMALFAALLFSLLLFLMNLHADTWYLLVIAAAAAAAFAVRELRAPVPFIDLRVLAGNTPLLTTYARALVAYVVSYAFLYGFTQWAEEGRGLSPSQAGLVQLPIFLMGIAVSTLTGRRQAIRGKLLIGAVFQLAACTLLLRLGGTSPIWLLLAVALIFGVPQGLNSLALQNSVYYQADPERIGTSSGLLRTFIYLGSMVASAASATAFGQHADTGGMHQLAWFMLGAGALFLLLTVFDRGLRRVTTARSPA from the coding sequence ATGGTCATCGGCTCGGTCCTGAACCCGATCAACTCCACGATCGTCGCCGTGGCCCTCGTCCCCATCGGGGTGGCGTTCGGGGCGCCTCCCTCGCAGACCGCGTGGCTCGTCTCGGCGCTCTATCTGGCCACCGCGCTCGGACAGCCCGTCGTCGGACGTCTCATCGACCTCTTCGGACCGCGCCGCCTCTTCCTGGTCAGCACGTCCCTGGTCGGCATCGCGGGCATCGCCGGCGCGCTGGCCCCCAACCTCGGCTCCCTGATCGCCGCACGCGTACTGCTCGGCTTCGGCACCTGCGCCGGCTACCCCGCCTCGATGTCCCTGCTGCGCAGCGAGGCGGAACGGACCGGCCGCGACAGTCCCGGCGCCATCCTCACCACCCTCGCGGTGTCCGGCCAGACGATCGCCGTCATCGGGCCCTCCCTCGGCGGGCTCCTCATCGACGTGGGAGGCTGGCGCGCCACGTCCGCCCTCAACATCCCCCTCGCGGCGGCCGCCCTGATCCTCGGCGCACGCCGCCTGCCGGTGCAGGCCCGCCCGCGCCGCAGCGGCGGCCGGAGCATCGCGTCCGAACTCGACCTGCCCGGAATGGCGCTGTTCGCCGCGCTGCTGTTCTCGCTCCTGCTGTTCCTGATGAACCTGCACGCCGACACGTGGTACTTGCTCGTCATCGCCGCCGCGGCGGCCGCGGCATTCGCGGTACGCGAACTGCGCGCCCCGGTACCGTTCATCGACCTCAGGGTGCTCGCCGGCAACACCCCGCTGCTCACCACCTACGCCCGGGCCCTGGTCGCCTACGTGGTCTCGTACGCTTTCCTCTACGGCTTCACGCAATGGGCCGAGGAGGGCCGTGGGCTCTCGCCCTCCCAGGCCGGCCTCGTACAACTGCCGATCTTCCTCATGGGTATCGCCGTCTCCACCCTCACCGGCCGCCGTCAGGCCATCCGCGGCAAGCTGCTCATCGGAGCCGTCTTCCAACTCGCCGCCTGCACACTGCTGTTGCGGCTCGGCGGCACCAGCCCGATCTGGCTGCTCCTCGCCGTCGCCCTCATCTTCGGCGTGCCCCAGGGACTGAACAGCCTCGCCCTGCAGAACTCGGTGTACTACCAGGCCGATCCGGAGCGCATCGGCACCTCGTCCGGGCTGCTGCGCACGTTCATCTACCTCGGCTCGATGGTCGCCTCCGCCGCCTCCGCGACCGCGTTCGGTCAGCACGCCGACACCGGCGGCATGCACCAGCTCGCGTGGTTCATGCTCGGCGCCGGCGCGCTCTTCCTGCTCCTGACGGTGTTCGACCGGGGGCTGCGCCGCGTCACCACCGCGCGCTCCCCCGCCTGA
- a CDS encoding MaoC family dehydratase, which translates to MTTTAIGTDFNTPIHERYFEDYVPGSSYVFGSVTVTEAEILRFAGEFDPQDIHTDPEAAEQGPFKGLIASGWHTASLMMRMYADHYVSKVASLASPGVDELRWTRPVRPGDSLSIRTTVVSARPSQSKPDRGIVHTDIEVVNQRGETVLTLSAMNFLRRRTR; encoded by the coding sequence ATGACCACTACAGCGATCGGCACGGACTTCAACACCCCTATCCACGAACGCTACTTCGAGGACTATGTTCCCGGGTCCAGCTATGTGTTCGGGAGCGTCACCGTGACCGAGGCGGAGATCCTCCGGTTCGCCGGCGAGTTCGATCCGCAGGACATCCACACGGATCCCGAGGCCGCGGAGCAGGGCCCCTTCAAGGGGCTGATCGCGAGCGGCTGGCACACCGCCTCCCTGATGATGCGCATGTACGCCGACCACTACGTGAGCAAGGTCGCGAGCCTCGCCTCGCCCGGCGTCGACGAGCTGCGCTGGACCCGCCCTGTGCGGCCCGGGGACAGCCTGTCGATCCGTACGACGGTGGTCTCCGCACGTCCCTCGCAGTCCAAGCCCGACCGCGGGATCGTGCACACCGACATCGAGGTGGTCAACCAGCGCGGCGAAACCGTACTCACGCTGTCCGCGATGAACTTCCTGCGGCGTCGGACGCGGTGA
- a CDS encoding PLP-dependent aminotransferase family protein, giving the protein MSPALTRVLPPQLAARAATVTASPVREILALTARPEVISFAGGLPAPELFDTEGVSEAFRAVLGEQPKAALQYSTTEGDPGLRTAVAARVGARGLPTAPDDLVVTTGSQQGLSLLASALIEPGDAVLVENPCYLAALQVFGFAGARVVPVPDLADLDDIVRRERPKFFYTVPNFQNPTGRTMSDAQRASVAEVAARRGMWIVEDDPYGELRYEGEATGWIASYPGAEDRTVLMGSFSKVMAPGLRIGWLRAPAELLRACAVAKQAADLHTPTVTQLAAARYLADRDLDAHIATVRQAYGERRDAMLAALPDALPDGAEWSRPQGGMFLWARLPRGADATALLRTAISHDVAYVPGAPFYAGEPDPATLRLCFVSETPEVIREGLGRLGAALRG; this is encoded by the coding sequence ATGTCACCTGCTCTCACCCGGGTCCTCCCGCCTCAGCTCGCCGCCCGCGCCGCCACGGTCACGGCCTCGCCCGTACGGGAGATTCTCGCCCTCACCGCACGGCCCGAAGTGATCTCCTTCGCGGGCGGGCTGCCCGCACCCGAACTCTTCGACACCGAGGGCGTGTCCGAGGCGTTCCGTGCGGTCCTGGGCGAGCAGCCGAAGGCTGCGCTCCAGTACTCCACGACCGAGGGTGACCCCGGTCTGCGTACGGCCGTCGCGGCCCGCGTCGGCGCGCGCGGGCTGCCGACCGCCCCCGACGACCTCGTCGTCACCACCGGGTCCCAGCAGGGACTCTCGCTGCTCGCCTCCGCGCTGATCGAGCCGGGCGACGCCGTGCTCGTGGAGAACCCCTGCTACCTGGCCGCGCTCCAGGTCTTCGGCTTCGCGGGCGCCCGCGTGGTGCCCGTGCCGGACCTCGCGGACCTGGACGACATCGTCCGGCGCGAGCGGCCGAAGTTCTTCTACACCGTCCCGAACTTCCAGAACCCCACCGGGCGCACCATGAGCGACGCACAGCGCGCGTCGGTGGCCGAGGTCGCGGCCCGGCGCGGGATGTGGATCGTGGAGGACGACCCGTACGGCGAGCTGCGATACGAGGGTGAGGCGACCGGCTGGATCGCTTCGTACCCAGGGGCCGAGGACCGGACCGTGCTCATGGGGAGCTTCTCCAAGGTGATGGCGCCCGGCCTGCGCATCGGCTGGCTGCGCGCGCCCGCGGAGCTCCTTCGTGCCTGCGCCGTCGCCAAGCAGGCCGCCGACCTGCACACGCCGACGGTGACCCAGCTCGCGGCCGCGCGCTATCTCGCGGACCGTGACCTCGACGCGCACATCGCCACCGTCAGGCAGGCCTACGGGGAGCGGCGCGACGCGATGCTCGCGGCGCTTCCGGACGCCCTGCCGGACGGCGCCGAGTGGAGCCGTCCGCAGGGCGGGATGTTCCTGTGGGCGCGGCTGCCGCGGGGCGCGGACGCCACGGCTCTGCTCCGCACGGCCATCAGCCACGACGTGGCGTACGTGCCCGGGGCCCCCTTCTACGCGGGCGAGCCCGACCCGGCCACGCTGCGCCTGTGCTTCGTCAGCGAGACGCCGGAGGTGATCCGGGAGGGCCTCGGACGGCTGGGGGCGGCGCTACGGGGATGA
- a CDS encoding VOC family protein: MSSKLISRTGSEEATSHHAILGSPCWVSLAARDLSAAESFYGAVLGWTFRAGTLGERFVVALAQGRAVAGIGAVAPALQVPVAWTPYFAVADADETVGRVQERGGTVGVGPIGFPTGRAALVSDRAGAVFGIWAGALVRNFGAWRRDAPLWLHLVTRDAFDAAIFYGEVLGWTSPGCCDVRYEDEEVVLVCAGQPVAALGGGTPGSAPDPQVRPHWRVRFTVRDATACARAAVAHGGAVVGRDADRTGDCVTLLDPEGARFTVFAPRPHADSGAEPTPEEPADRP; encoded by the coding sequence ATGAGCAGCAAGCTGATCTCCAGAACCGGATCGGAGGAGGCCACGTCGCATCACGCGATCCTCGGCTCTCCCTGCTGGGTGAGCCTCGCGGCGCGTGACCTGTCGGCCGCGGAGTCGTTCTACGGCGCTGTCCTGGGCTGGACGTTCCGCGCGGGCACCCTGGGTGAGCGGTTCGTGGTGGCGCTCGCGCAGGGGCGGGCCGTGGCGGGGATCGGAGCGGTCGCTCCGGCTCTGCAGGTTCCCGTCGCGTGGACGCCCTATTTCGCGGTGGCCGACGCGGACGAGACGGTCGGCCGCGTACAGGAGCGCGGTGGCACGGTCGGCGTCGGTCCGATCGGCTTCCCCACCGGGCGGGCGGCCCTCGTGTCCGACCGCGCCGGCGCCGTCTTCGGGATCTGGGCCGGCGCGCTCGTCCGCAACTTCGGCGCGTGGCGCCGGGACGCCCCCCTGTGGCTGCACCTCGTCACACGTGACGCGTTCGACGCCGCGATCTTCTACGGGGAAGTCCTCGGGTGGACGAGCCCGGGCTGCTGCGACGTGCGGTACGAGGACGAGGAGGTCGTCCTCGTCTGTGCGGGGCAGCCGGTGGCCGCGCTCGGCGGCGGGACGCCGGGATCGGCCCCCGACCCGCAGGTGCGGCCGCACTGGCGGGTCCGCTTCACCGTCCGCGATGCCACGGCGTGCGCGCGTGCCGCCGTGGCACACGGCGGAGCGGTCGTGGGCCGGGACGCGGACAGGACGGGTGACTGCGTGACCCTGCTCGACCCCGAGGGCGCCCGGTTCACGGTCTTCGCACCCCGACCGCACGCGGACAGCGGCGCGGAGCCGACGCCGGAGGAGCCCGCGGACCGTCCGTGA
- a CDS encoding SigB/SigF/SigG family RNA polymerase sigma factor has translation MLTNITAVATHHRRTSRRAHDAPDTTAAFARVAGLAEGPERDLLCEELVEAWLPMAHRIARRYRNKGESTEDLDQVAAMGLVKAINHYQPERGPFQCYAVPTITGELRRHFRDRMWDVHVPRRVQDLRNKVRAARRDLTECPGSPEPGIGAIAAYTGLTEAEVRDGFKAIESYSALSLDAELSPSGHDGQSLADALGAPDTAYDLITDREAAKTGLRHLPERERAILYLRFFEGMTQARIAEKFGISQMHVSRLIHLSCARVRAEAAREYGAADGLPAA, from the coding sequence ATGCTCACTAACATCACTGCGGTCGCCACCCACCACCGTCGGACCTCGCGCCGCGCCCACGACGCCCCCGACACGACGGCCGCCTTCGCACGCGTGGCCGGTCTCGCCGAGGGACCCGAGCGAGATCTCCTGTGCGAGGAGCTCGTCGAGGCCTGGCTGCCCATGGCTCACCGCATCGCCCGCCGATATCGCAACAAGGGCGAGAGCACGGAGGACCTGGATCAGGTCGCGGCCATGGGACTGGTCAAGGCGATCAACCACTACCAGCCCGAGCGCGGCCCCTTCCAGTGCTACGCCGTGCCCACCATCACCGGCGAACTGCGCCGGCACTTCCGGGACCGGATGTGGGACGTGCACGTCCCACGCCGCGTGCAGGACCTGCGCAACAAGGTCCGCGCGGCCCGCCGCGACCTCACCGAGTGCCCCGGCAGCCCCGAGCCCGGCATCGGCGCCATCGCGGCGTACACGGGACTGACCGAGGCGGAGGTCCGGGACGGGTTCAAGGCGATCGAGAGCTATAGCGCGCTGTCCCTCGACGCGGAGCTCTCCCCGTCCGGTCACGACGGACAGAGCCTCGCCGACGCGCTCGGCGCACCCGACACCGCGTACGACCTCATCACGGACCGCGAAGCCGCCAAGACGGGTCTGCGCCACCTTCCCGAGCGCGAGCGCGCCATCCTCTACCTCCGCTTCTTCGAGGGCATGACGCAGGCCCGCATCGCCGAGAAGTTCGGCATCTCTCAGATGCACGTCTCCCGGCTCATCCACCTGAGCTGTGCACGGGTACGCGCGGAGGCGGCGCGGGAGTACGGGGCGGCCGACGGCCTGCCGGCCGCCTGA
- a CDS encoding FAD-dependent oxidoreductase — protein MTVAPRPQLPGRGESYWMHTSGTTTYPPLTEDVEVDVVVVGGGIAGLSTAWELTHAGLTVAVLEADRIAAGVTGYTTAKVSALHTLVYDRLRRTHGEEAARLYATSQQGAVERVAEICAGVAIDCDLERVPAFTYSVRQEGTDILRAEAEAAREAGLPARYTEDTGLPFAVAGAVRVDDQAQFHPRRYLLALAEDLVAQGCVIFERSRVTEMLGGIPCTVTTEAQHTVTAHAVVVTTHYPIFDRALLFARLQPRRELVVAAPLASDPGPPGMFITEDEGRRSVRTAPYGSDGQRLLIVTGESFTPGTGDAAASFARLDSWMREHFAVEDTAYHWAAQDNDSGDGIPMIGPLHPGARHAYVATGFGGWGMSSGVLAGQLLSGLITGDEVPWAELYDPRRLWSTMREAPALLRQQADVARHFVRDRLHTAHVDSVTEIPPGSGAVVRVDGHRCAVYRAEDGTVRAVSARCTHLGCIVAFNAAETTWECPCHGSRFATDGSVLQGPAMRPLAPVRLPHTPPAPDDGEGGATTSGP, from the coding sequence ATGACCGTGGCGCCGAGACCGCAACTGCCCGGACGGGGCGAGTCGTACTGGATGCACACCAGCGGCACGACCACCTACCCGCCGCTCACCGAGGACGTCGAGGTCGACGTCGTCGTGGTCGGTGGCGGAATCGCCGGGCTCAGCACGGCCTGGGAACTGACGCACGCAGGCCTGACCGTCGCCGTGCTCGAGGCCGACCGCATCGCCGCCGGAGTCACCGGCTACACCACCGCCAAGGTGTCCGCGCTGCACACGCTCGTGTACGACCGCCTGCGCCGCACGCACGGCGAGGAGGCCGCCCGGCTGTACGCGACGTCGCAGCAGGGCGCGGTGGAGCGCGTGGCCGAGATCTGCGCCGGGGTGGCGATCGACTGCGACCTGGAGCGCGTCCCGGCCTTCACCTACTCGGTCCGCCAAGAAGGCACGGACATCCTGCGCGCCGAGGCCGAGGCCGCCCGTGAGGCCGGGCTCCCGGCGCGGTACACGGAGGACACGGGCCTGCCCTTCGCCGTCGCGGGGGCGGTGCGCGTGGACGACCAGGCGCAGTTCCACCCCCGCAGGTATCTGCTGGCCCTTGCCGAGGATCTGGTGGCGCAGGGCTGCGTGATCTTCGAGCGGTCACGCGTGACCGAGATGCTCGGCGGCATCCCGTGCACGGTGACCACCGAGGCGCAGCACACGGTGACCGCGCATGCCGTCGTCGTCACCACCCATTACCCGATCTTCGACCGCGCGCTCCTGTTCGCCCGCCTCCAGCCGCGCCGGGAACTCGTCGTGGCCGCCCCGCTCGCCTCCGACCCGGGCCCGCCTGGCATGTTCATCACCGAGGACGAGGGCAGGCGTTCGGTGCGCACCGCTCCGTACGGCTCCGATGGGCAGCGGCTGCTCATCGTGACCGGGGAGAGCTTCACGCCGGGTACGGGCGACGCGGCGGCGTCCTTCGCACGGCTCGACTCGTGGATGCGCGAGCACTTCGCCGTCGAGGACACCGCGTACCACTGGGCAGCCCAGGACAACGACTCCGGCGACGGGATCCCGATGATCGGGCCCCTGCACCCCGGGGCCCGGCACGCGTATGTGGCGACGGGCTTCGGCGGGTGGGGCATGAGCAGCGGCGTCCTGGCCGGACAGTTGCTGAGCGGGCTGATCACCGGCGACGAGGTGCCCTGGGCCGAGCTGTACGACCCCCGCCGCCTGTGGAGCACGATGCGGGAGGCACCGGCTCTGCTGCGCCAACAGGCCGATGTCGCCCGGCACTTCGTCCGCGACCGGCTGCACACCGCCCACGTCGACTCCGTCACCGAGATCCCGCCGGGATCGGGCGCGGTGGTGCGTGTGGACGGGCACCGGTGCGCCGTCTACCGCGCCGAGGACGGCACGGTCCGCGCCGTCTCGGCGCGCTGCACGCACCTGGGCTGCATCGTGGCGTTCAACGCGGCGGAGACGACGTGGGAGTGCCCCTGTCACGGTTCGCGCTTCGCCACGGACGGGTCGGTCCTTCAGGGACCGGCCATGCGGCCACTAGCGCCGGTACGACTGCCGCATACGCCGCCTGCCCCGGATGACGGGGAAGGAGGCGCCACGACGAGTGGGCCATGA
- a CDS encoding TetR/AcrR family transcriptional regulator, which produces MPSSTRPKRVRKNPEARRAEIVSAAAAIALAEGLECITMRRVADELAVRPGLISHYFPVAEDLVAEAFGVAATAELDELIPVDRPEGETLEDLARFFHLTTGERFDGMSRLWLNARHLSRYRDRLRDRVGHQEAQWRARLTQLIRDGVAAGALRTENPEVAAIQILVVLDGLGAHANTERANRPPVVTAMAVTTAERELDVPAGTLAELIAARHDPSERP; this is translated from the coding sequence GTGCCGTCAAGCACCCGGCCGAAACGGGTGCGGAAGAATCCGGAGGCCCGCCGCGCCGAGATCGTGTCCGCGGCGGCGGCGATCGCCCTCGCGGAGGGCCTCGAATGCATCACGATGCGCCGGGTCGCCGACGAGCTCGCGGTGCGCCCCGGCCTGATCAGCCACTACTTCCCGGTCGCGGAGGACCTCGTCGCCGAGGCCTTCGGCGTGGCGGCGACGGCCGAGCTGGACGAACTGATTCCCGTGGATCGGCCCGAGGGCGAGACGCTGGAGGACCTGGCCCGCTTCTTCCACCTGACCACGGGGGAGCGCTTCGACGGCATGAGTCGCCTGTGGCTCAACGCCAGGCATCTGAGCCGCTACCGCGACAGGCTCCGCGACCGGGTGGGTCACCAGGAGGCCCAGTGGCGCGCACGCCTGACCCAGCTCATCCGCGACGGTGTAGCGGCCGGAGCCCTGCGTACCGAGAACCCCGAAGTGGCCGCCATCCAGATCCTCGTGGTCCTGGACGGCCTCGGGGCCCACGCCAACACGGAGCGCGCCAACCGTCCCCCGGTGGTGACGGCCATGGCCGTCACCACCGCCGAACGCGAACTGGACGTGCCTGCCGGGACGCTCGCCGAACTGATCGCGGCCCGGCATGATCCAAGCGAGAGGCCTTAG
- a CDS encoding purine-cytosine permease family protein, with product MAPTIPDPSAPAAAPPADQAGRVEAHGIDFIPEAERHGRARELFAVWAAPNVSYLSLVVGGALILMGLGLWQALGVIAAGNLCWVLVGLVAVSGPAAGTPSQVITRAMFGIRGNRANIALTGWFVSVCYLALSWAAASLSAFSLVDKAGIALTTGVKVVVIVVLAAATLAISVYGHATIVKLYLPFTLALTAVFVVLAGYVLGHVDWSYAPRHQLHGTELWAVMIGGITLVASAPLSYSNSADFARYLPRTTSPWAIAGWTTLGAYVPSVLFTSLGALAGTSLDMSDPQTALETILPSWFKPAFLLAVILGAICNNAMTAYSSGLALQSIGVRIRRSRSVALDGALGVALTLYALLVSNFLDTVSNMLELMVALMGPSIAIYATDILWRRNRYDGRELTDESRGSAFWYAGGVNWAGVTALVVATGIASQCVDTQMYTGPIARAAGGTDLSLPVGILVSAAVYVAMMRVHRPAEARRG from the coding sequence ATGGCTCCCACGATCCCAGACCCCTCGGCACCAGCTGCCGCACCCCCTGCCGACCAGGCCGGGCGGGTGGAGGCGCACGGCATCGACTTCATCCCCGAAGCCGAACGGCACGGCCGCGCCCGCGAGCTGTTCGCCGTGTGGGCGGCGCCCAACGTCAGCTACCTGAGCCTCGTGGTCGGCGGCGCCCTCATCCTGATGGGCCTCGGCCTCTGGCAGGCGCTGGGCGTGATCGCGGCCGGCAACCTGTGCTGGGTGCTGGTCGGTCTTGTCGCCGTGAGCGGTCCCGCGGCCGGCACCCCGAGCCAGGTGATCACGCGTGCCATGTTCGGCATCCGGGGCAATCGGGCGAACATCGCCCTGACCGGCTGGTTCGTGTCCGTCTGCTATCTGGCTCTCAGCTGGGCCGCGGCCTCGCTCTCCGCGTTCAGCCTCGTCGACAAGGCCGGCATCGCGCTCACGACGGGCGTCAAGGTCGTCGTCATCGTGGTGCTCGCCGCGGCGACGCTCGCCATCAGCGTCTACGGCCACGCGACCATCGTGAAGCTCTACCTTCCGTTCACCCTGGCCCTGACCGCGGTCTTCGTCGTCCTGGCCGGGTACGTGCTCGGCCACGTCGACTGGAGCTACGCGCCCCGACACCAGCTCCATGGCACGGAGTTGTGGGCCGTGATGATAGGCGGCATCACCCTCGTCGCCTCCGCACCTCTCTCGTACAGCAACAGCGCCGACTTCGCCCGCTACCTGCCCCGTACCACCTCGCCGTGGGCGATCGCCGGCTGGACCACCCTCGGCGCGTACGTGCCCAGCGTCCTGTTCACCTCGCTCGGCGCCCTCGCGGGTACCTCGCTCGACATGTCCGACCCGCAGACCGCCCTCGAGACCATCCTGCCGAGCTGGTTCAAGCCGGCGTTCCTCCTGGCCGTCATCCTCGGCGCGATCTGCAACAACGCCATGACCGCCTACAGCTCCGGCCTCGCCCTGCAGTCCATAGGGGTCCGGATCCGCAGGTCCCGCAGCGTCGCCCTCGACGGAGCCCTCGGTGTGGCACTGACGCTGTACGCGCTGCTCGTCTCCAACTTCCTCGACACCGTGAGCAACATGCTCGAACTCATGGTGGCGCTGATGGGCCCGAGCATCGCGATCTACGCCACCGACATCCTGTGGCGCCGCAACCGCTACGACGGCAGGGAACTGACCGATGAGTCCCGGGGCAGCGCGTTCTGGTACGCGGGCGGCGTCAACTGGGCCGGCGTGACCGCCCTGGTGGTCGCCACCGGCATCGCGTCCCAGTGCGTCGACACACAGATGTACACGGGCCCCATCGCCCGGGCGGCGGGCGGCACGGACCTCTCCCTGCCGGTCGGGATCCTGGTCTCCGCTGCCGTGTACGTCGCCATGATGCGCGTGCACCGGCCCGCCGAGGCCCGGCGCGGGTAA
- a CDS encoding FAD-dependent oxidoreductase, whose amino-acid sequence MTYAITQTCCSDATCVAVCPVNCIHPTPEERAFGSTEMLHIDPASCIDCGACADACPVDAIFPVDRLSPAQKEYAAINAAYFEDGHRPADSGADAIEDGPNFHSWGSPSFPRVLPSDLVPLRIAVVGTGPAGMYAVQDLLLHTNAEVTLIDRLPVAGGLVRYGVAPDHPATKKVGETFARFHTHHRVRMHLGLEVGDDVSPQELAEHHDAVVYAVGAAADRRLSVPGEDLAGSISARTFVAWYNAHPDVAHDAIDLSAERVVVVGNGNVALDVARILLADPDALARTDIADHALKALRASSVREVVLLGRRGPEDAAYTTPELLALKHVPGLQLLVDDHDPRIGVAVDAAGPNDKAAVLKGVPRGAFDTDVAPPPGRRIVLRFHSSPVELLGSDQVEAVRAEGASGERVIAAGMVLRAIGYRGGPLAGLPFDEVTGTVPHEGGRVTGMPGTYVVGWIKRGPSGGIGANRTCAAETIATLLADAVSGALPTPPRAPKAFHRLARRRNRRVLDAKGLAAIERAEAARGREAGRPRVKLATVDELVASARRRRVLR is encoded by the coding sequence ATGACGTACGCCATCACCCAGACCTGCTGCAGTGACGCGACCTGTGTCGCCGTGTGTCCGGTCAACTGCATCCACCCCACCCCCGAGGAGCGGGCGTTCGGCAGCACGGAGATGCTGCACATCGACCCGGCGTCCTGCATCGACTGCGGCGCGTGCGCCGACGCCTGCCCGGTCGACGCGATCTTCCCGGTGGACAGGCTGTCCCCGGCGCAGAAGGAGTACGCCGCGATCAACGCCGCGTACTTCGAAGACGGTCACAGGCCTGCGGATTCGGGTGCGGACGCGATCGAGGACGGCCCCAACTTCCATTCCTGGGGAAGCCCTTCGTTCCCGCGTGTCCTGCCGTCCGACCTCGTGCCGCTCCGCATCGCCGTCGTCGGTACCGGACCGGCCGGGATGTACGCGGTGCAGGACCTGCTGCTGCACACCAACGCCGAGGTGACCCTCATCGACCGGCTGCCGGTGGCCGGCGGCCTCGTGCGTTACGGCGTGGCGCCGGACCACCCGGCCACCAAGAAGGTCGGCGAGACCTTCGCCAGGTTCCACACGCATCACCGGGTACGCATGCACCTCGGCCTCGAAGTGGGCGACGACGTCAGTCCGCAGGAGCTGGCCGAGCACCACGACGCGGTCGTCTACGCCGTCGGGGCCGCCGCCGACCGCCGCCTGTCCGTCCCGGGCGAGGACCTCGCCGGCAGCATCTCGGCACGCACCTTCGTCGCCTGGTACAACGCCCATCCGGACGTCGCACACGACGCGATCGACCTCTCCGCCGAACGCGTCGTGGTCGTCGGCAACGGCAACGTCGCCCTCGACGTCGCCCGGATCCTGCTCGCCGACCCGGACGCCCTCGCCCGCACCGACATCGCCGACCACGCCTTGAAGGCGCTGCGCGCGAGCTCCGTGCGCGAAGTGGTCCTGCTCGGGCGCCGTGGCCCCGAGGACGCCGCGTACACCACGCCGGAACTGCTTGCGCTCAAGCACGTGCCGGGCCTGCAACTGCTCGTGGACGACCACGATCCCCGTATCGGCGTGGCCGTCGACGCGGCCGGTCCGAACGACAAGGCCGCCGTCCTGAAGGGGGTTCCCCGAGGCGCCTTCGACACAGACGTGGCACCGCCGCCCGGGCGGCGCATCGTCCTGCGCTTCCACAGCTCGCCAGTAGAGCTGCTCGGATCGGATCAGGTCGAAGCCGTGCGCGCCGAAGGGGCGTCGGGGGAGCGGGTGATCGCGGCCGGCATGGTGCTGCGTGCGATCGGCTACCGCGGAGGACCGCTCGCCGGCCTCCCCTTCGACGAGGTCACCGGCACCGTGCCGCACGAGGGCGGGCGCGTCACCGGCATGCCCGGAACGTATGTCGTGGGCTGGATCAAGCGCGGCCCCAGCGGTGGCATCGGCGCCAACCGCACCTGCGCGGCCGAGACGATCGCCACGCTGCTGGCCGACGCCGTCTCCGGCGCGCTGCCGACGCCACCGCGCGCGCCCAAGGCCTTCCACCGGCTGGCCAGGCGCCGCAACCGGCGCGTCCTCGACGCGAAAGGGCTGGCGGCGATCGAACGGGCCGAGGCCGCGCGGGGGCGCGAGGCCGGCCGGCCACGGGTCAAGCTGGCCACGGTCGATGAACTGGTGGCGAGCGCACGGCGCAGGCGTGTCCTCCGGTGA